From Plodia interpunctella isolate USDA-ARS_2022_Savannah chromosome 18, ilPloInte3.2, whole genome shotgun sequence, a single genomic window includes:
- the cert gene encoding ceramide transfer protein isoform X1: protein MTEENITVSDNSDSDEGGTQELRGHLSKWTNYIHGWQDRFIVLKDSTLSYYKSELESNLGCRGALCLKKAKVKPHEFDDCRFDVSVNDCVWYLRASNPEEKQQWIDVLETFKVESGYGTSSDSSSNGGGLRRHGSVTSLQSTGSHVWKRAFWAVDGSRTPSPTEIRRRVDSADSDGRTARRLTEKIQELDTYSELLSKQAVQMQQYFDMCVAAYPQINDEGIEADAIDAVKLADGNDLSLHAGEVRATSASFRATIGATMATLTHCADLLRRREKQARQAEELYMALKTQLNEARLASKPGPDHEEGPHSTLPDDEFYDAVETGFDKMEEERCARVAPSTEHTRDQVELPPPAIDNRLTVHPLWPEIDRISTEQIQAAFEGVGGEIGWQLFAEEGDMRMYRREMEVDGMVMDPLKAMHKVRGVSAREMCHYFFNPRYRYEWETTLENMTIVEEISSDAVIFHQTFKRIWPASQRDALFWSHVRRDRDYTYSVTNHSTPNPQYPSNTGACIRLFVTVCLACRSSFPPGEAPTRDNVTTSIAYCSTVNPGGWAPAGVLRAVYKREYPKFLKRFTNYVVDQCRGKPLAI from the exons ATGACGGAAGAAAATATCACAGTGAGCGACAACTCAGATTCCGATGAAGGCGGAACTCAAGAACTCAGGGGGCATTTGAGTAAATGGACGAATTACATTCATGGTTGGCAGGACAggtttattgttttgaaaGATTCAACATTATCCTACTACAAGAGCGAATTGGAAAGTAATCTTGGATGTCGGGGTGCGTTATGTTTGAAGAAAGCCAAAGTTAAG CCCCATGAATTTGACGACTGCCGGTTTGATGTTTCTGTTAATGATTGTGTATGGTACTTGAGAGCTTCAAATCCAGAAGAAAAACAGCAGTGGATTGATGTATTGGAAACTTTTAAG GTTGAATCGGGATATGGCACAAGCTCCGACAGCAGTTCCAACGGTGGTGGATTGCGGAGACATGGATCTGTCACATCTCTACAATCAACGGGCTCTCATG TTTGGAAGCGAGCATTTTGGGCCGTTGATGGCTCAAGGACGCCATCGCCCACTGAAATTAGAAGAAGGGTTGATTCCGCAGATTCTGATG gCCGCACAGCCCGCCGTCTCACCGAGAAAATACAAGAACTGGACACATATTCAGAGCTGCTATCCAAACAGGCCGTACAAATGCAACAGTATTTCGACATGTGCGTGGCGGCTTACCCTCAGATAAACGACGAGGGCATCGAAGCGGACGCGATAGATGCTGTCAAATTAGCTGATG GGAATGACTTATCCCTCCACGCTGGAGAAGTTCGAGCGACCAGTGCCTCATTCCGGGCGACTATTGGCGCTACGATGGCAACACTGACGCATTGTGCTGATTTACTGCGCAGGAGGGAGAAGCAGGCGAGGCAAGCTGAAGAACTATATAT GGCGTTGAAAACTCAGCTGAATGAGGCTAGGCTGGCGTCTAAACCGGGACCCGATCACGAG GAGGGACCTCACTCCACCTTACCAGACGACGAGTTCTACGATGCCGTCGAGACAGGCTTCGACAAGATGGAGGAGGAGCGGTGCGCGCGAGTGGCGCCGTCTACCGAGCACACGCGCGACCAGGTGGAGCTGCCTCCACCAGCCATCGACAACAGACTCACAGTGCATCCTCTATGGCCCGAG ATCGACCGGATATCAACGGAGCAGATCCAAGCAGCATTCGAGGGCGTTGGTGGAGAGATAGGATGGCAGTTGTTTGCCGAGGAGGGCGATATGAGGATGTACAGGAG aGAAATGGAGGTGGACGGCATGGTAATGGACCCGCTAAAAGCGATGCATAAAGTCCGGGGCGTGTCGGCGCGCGAAATGTGTCACTACTTCTTCAACCCGCGGTACCGTTACGAGTGGGAGA CAACATTGGAGAACATGACGATAGTGGAGGAGATATCGTCGGACGCCGTGATCTTCCACCAGACGTTCAAGCGTATCTGGCCGGCGTCGCAGCGGGACGCGTTGTTCTGGTCGCACGTGCGCCGCGACCGCGACTACACCTACAGTGTCACCAACCATTCCACGCCCAACCCTCAGTATCCG TCCAACACGGGCGCGTGTATCCGTCTGTTCGTGACTGTGTGTCTCGCCTGCCGCAGCTCGTTCCCCCCCGGCGAGGCCCCCACGCGGGACAACGTCACCACAAGCATCGCTTACTGCAGCACAG TGAACCCCGGCGGCTGGGCCCCGGCAGGAGTCCTGCGAGCGGTGTACAAGCGCGAGTACCCCAAATTCCTCAAGCGCTTCACAAACTACGTGGTCGATCAATGTCGCGGCAAACCACTAGCCATCTAG
- the cert gene encoding ceramide transfer protein isoform X2, with amino-acid sequence MTEENITVSDNSDSDEGGTQELRGHLSKWTNYIHGWQDRFIVLKDSTLSYYKSELESNLGCRGALCLKKAKVKPHEFDDCRFDVSVNDCVWYLRASNPEEKQQWIDVLETFKVESGYGTSSDSSSNGGGLRRHGSVTSLQSTGSHGRTARRLTEKIQELDTYSELLSKQAVQMQQYFDMCVAAYPQINDEGIEADAIDAVKLADGNDLSLHAGEVRATSASFRATIGATMATLTHCADLLRRREKQARQAEELYMALKTQLNEARLASKPGPDHEEGPHSTLPDDEFYDAVETGFDKMEEERCARVAPSTEHTRDQVELPPPAIDNRLTVHPLWPEIDRISTEQIQAAFEGVGGEIGWQLFAEEGDMRMYRREMEVDGMVMDPLKAMHKVRGVSAREMCHYFFNPRYRYEWETTLENMTIVEEISSDAVIFHQTFKRIWPASQRDALFWSHVRRDRDYTYSVTNHSTPNPQYPSNTGACIRLFVTVCLACRSSFPPGEAPTRDNVTTSIAYCSTVNPGGWAPAGVLRAVYKREYPKFLKRFTNYVVDQCRGKPLAI; translated from the exons ATGACGGAAGAAAATATCACAGTGAGCGACAACTCAGATTCCGATGAAGGCGGAACTCAAGAACTCAGGGGGCATTTGAGTAAATGGACGAATTACATTCATGGTTGGCAGGACAggtttattgttttgaaaGATTCAACATTATCCTACTACAAGAGCGAATTGGAAAGTAATCTTGGATGTCGGGGTGCGTTATGTTTGAAGAAAGCCAAAGTTAAG CCCCATGAATTTGACGACTGCCGGTTTGATGTTTCTGTTAATGATTGTGTATGGTACTTGAGAGCTTCAAATCCAGAAGAAAAACAGCAGTGGATTGATGTATTGGAAACTTTTAAG GTTGAATCGGGATATGGCACAAGCTCCGACAGCAGTTCCAACGGTGGTGGATTGCGGAGACATGGATCTGTCACATCTCTACAATCAACGGGCTCTCATG gCCGCACAGCCCGCCGTCTCACCGAGAAAATACAAGAACTGGACACATATTCAGAGCTGCTATCCAAACAGGCCGTACAAATGCAACAGTATTTCGACATGTGCGTGGCGGCTTACCCTCAGATAAACGACGAGGGCATCGAAGCGGACGCGATAGATGCTGTCAAATTAGCTGATG GGAATGACTTATCCCTCCACGCTGGAGAAGTTCGAGCGACCAGTGCCTCATTCCGGGCGACTATTGGCGCTACGATGGCAACACTGACGCATTGTGCTGATTTACTGCGCAGGAGGGAGAAGCAGGCGAGGCAAGCTGAAGAACTATATAT GGCGTTGAAAACTCAGCTGAATGAGGCTAGGCTGGCGTCTAAACCGGGACCCGATCACGAG GAGGGACCTCACTCCACCTTACCAGACGACGAGTTCTACGATGCCGTCGAGACAGGCTTCGACAAGATGGAGGAGGAGCGGTGCGCGCGAGTGGCGCCGTCTACCGAGCACACGCGCGACCAGGTGGAGCTGCCTCCACCAGCCATCGACAACAGACTCACAGTGCATCCTCTATGGCCCGAG ATCGACCGGATATCAACGGAGCAGATCCAAGCAGCATTCGAGGGCGTTGGTGGAGAGATAGGATGGCAGTTGTTTGCCGAGGAGGGCGATATGAGGATGTACAGGAG aGAAATGGAGGTGGACGGCATGGTAATGGACCCGCTAAAAGCGATGCATAAAGTCCGGGGCGTGTCGGCGCGCGAAATGTGTCACTACTTCTTCAACCCGCGGTACCGTTACGAGTGGGAGA CAACATTGGAGAACATGACGATAGTGGAGGAGATATCGTCGGACGCCGTGATCTTCCACCAGACGTTCAAGCGTATCTGGCCGGCGTCGCAGCGGGACGCGTTGTTCTGGTCGCACGTGCGCCGCGACCGCGACTACACCTACAGTGTCACCAACCATTCCACGCCCAACCCTCAGTATCCG TCCAACACGGGCGCGTGTATCCGTCTGTTCGTGACTGTGTGTCTCGCCTGCCGCAGCTCGTTCCCCCCCGGCGAGGCCCCCACGCGGGACAACGTCACCACAAGCATCGCTTACTGCAGCACAG TGAACCCCGGCGGCTGGGCCCCGGCAGGAGTCCTGCGAGCGGTGTACAAGCGCGAGTACCCCAAATTCCTCAAGCGCTTCACAAACTACGTGGTCGATCAATGTCGCGGCAAACCACTAGCCATCTAG